One window from the genome of Diospyros lotus cultivar Yz01 chromosome 11, ASM1463336v1, whole genome shotgun sequence encodes:
- the LOC127812490 gene encoding expansin-like B1, whose translation MGFAAKSYCSLLCMLVLLITICYSQEDYASSKATYSGSPGCFERPSGACGYGEFGRKVNNANVAGVSMLYRNGSGCGGCYHVRCKIPKICSTDGVRVVVTDYGEGHGTDFILSDRAYSKLAVPNAALELFPYDAVDIEYKRIPCRYPGYNLKLKVHEQSSFPAYLAVIILYQAGVYDITAVEVWQADDLEWRCMKRSFGTVWDLPSPPSGPLTFKVQVSGNGCTKWVQMTNVVPNKWKAGDVYDTTIQLS comes from the exons ATGGGTTTTGCAGCTAAGAGCTATTGCTCACTTCTTTGCATGTTGGTTCTGTTAATCACAATTTGTTACTCCCAGGAAGATTATGCATCCTCTAAAGCAACCTATAGCGGCAGCCCTGGTTGTTTCGAACGTCCAA GTGGGGCTTGCGGGTATGGTGAATTTGGACGAAAAGTCAATAATGCCAACGTGGCAGGGGTTTCTATGCTATACAGGAATGGATCTGGCTGTGGTGGATGCTATCAT GTTAGATGCAAGATACCCAAAATTTGCAGTACTGATGGAGTGAGGGTAGTGGTCACAGATTACGGTGAAGGACATGGGACAGACTTCATCCTCAGCGACCGTGCCTATTCAAAATTGGCTGTTCCAAACGCAGCCTTGGAGTTGTTTCCTTATGATGCAGTCGACATTGAATACAAAAGAATTCCTTGCCGGTACCCAGGTTACAACCTCAAGCTCAAGGTTCATGAGCAAAGCAGCTTCCCGGCATACTTGGCTGTGATTATATTGTACCAAGCTGGTGTATATGACATCACTGCTGTGGAAGTGTGGCAG GCAGATGACCTAGAATGGAGATGCATGAAGAGGTCCTTTGGTACAGTATGGGACCTACCCAGCCCACCATCAGGTCCACTTACATTCAAGGTCCAAGTGAGTGGCAACGGATGCACAAAATGGGTGCAGATGACTAATGTTGTTCCCAATAAATGGAAGGCTGGGGATGTGTATGACACAACCATTCAGCTGTCTTAA